The Nitrospirota bacterium genome segment AAGCAGCCCGGTCTGGTCCGTAATATCCTCGATGACCGTCAGGATGCTGCCGATATTCTCCGCGCGCTCTCCCAGACGGTTCACCACATCTGCGGTACGGCGCGCCGTGGTTTCGATCCGGCTCATGCCTTCTATGGTCTTCTCGATGGAGCGCATGCCCAGCTGTTTGGCGTCCGAAGCAACGGCTTCGGCCAGCGAGGCGGACTCCTTCGCATTGGATTCCACCTCTTTCACGGATGCGCTGATCTCGGTCGCCGAGGCCGCCGTATCTTCCGCGGACGATAAAAGCACCTCAACGTTCTCCGCGATCTGGCGGACCGCGGCAGACATCTGAATGATGGCGGTGGACGTATCTTCAATGGCGGTGGACAGCTGCACGATCGTTTTCGCGACCTCATTGCTCGACGCCGCCATCTCGATCACTGATGAGGAGGTCGTCTCCGAGTGGGAGTACAGGTCTTTGACGTTATCGGCCATCTCTTTGAGCGCGAAGTGCATTTCATTCACCGACGACGCCACTTCTTCCACGGCCTCCGCCTGGCCCTTGCTTCCCCCGGTGATCTCCTGGGAGGTCCCCTTCACCTCTCCCCAGATCGCCGCTGTTTTGCGGGCCGCCTCCCGCACGTTCTCGATCATGCCCTTGAGCCCGATGGTCATGCGGTTAAGGCCCCGCCCGAGCATCCCGAGCTCGTCGCTCGACGTTACGCGCATGCTCTGCGTCAGGTCTCCTGCCGCAATGTTCGAGGCCACGGCCACCGCTTCCTTTGCAGGCAGAACGATCATGCTCCGCACCATGAGGTAGATCATCAGGGCGAGGGCGCCGGTGATCAGTACGCTGGTCCCGAGAAGCAGCAAAACCGCGTCCCGACCGTCCTTCCGGACCGCTGCCCGGGAAAATCCCATCGTGACCAGGCCGGTGCGGGTGTCGCCGTCCTTGACATCAACCTGCACCTCGACGGGATCGAACTTCTCCTTTGCTTTCGCCGCGAACGTCGCCGTGTCCTCGATTTCCCCCTGCGCGAGAAGTTTCTTCACATCAGGATGGGCACGGTTGAAGCTGACGGATGCATTGTTCAGGATCACATTCGACGAGTCCGCTATATAGGTGTAAAGCACGTCCGGGGACTTCACCGTTTCCGCGACAAGACCGTCGAGCACCGGGATGTCCCGGTGCAGAAGAGCATCAGTGCCGGCCTTGCCGAGAAGCTGGCCCATTTCACGGCCCCGCGTTTCCAGCGCCCGATACTGCCCGTCCATCAGCATGCGCGCGACAAAAAACGAGCCCATTACCATAAGCACGGCAACAGCGCCGAACAGTGCGAACATGAACTTAAGTCCCATGCTGGCGTCAATGCGGTCCTTCAGCCTCTTTCCCTTGCCTTCCTTAAAAAATCTCATTATCATGGTTCGCATAGTTGCATCACCTCGCTCCCGATATTCCGGCGCTATTCTTCACCTTGGTCGTGTTCATCGCAAGGATCTCCTGATTGAGCAGTTCCGCCTGCTCTCCAAGTGTCTTGAGCGCGACGGTCATGCCATCGACGCGCGTTATGTTCTGGCGCGGGAGGTCCTGGATCCGCTCCAGGGACTCGATGATCTGACCGATGGCCTGCCGCTGCTCGCGGCTGCCGGCGGCGATCTTGCCGGCGCGCAGGGTGACATTGTCGGCCGCCACCGCAATCTGTTTGCCGCCCCGGCCCTGCTCGGTCATGGCGGTCCGCACCTGCCGCGCGATCGTACGCATTTCCTCCGCGGCGCTCATGATCTTCTCCGTGCCCCTGGTCTGTGCCTGGGTCGCCCCGGCAATCTGCTCCATCATCTGCTTGACGTTCATCACCGCCTCGCTCACCTGTTTGATGCCCCGATACTGCTCGGTCATGGCCCGTTCGATCATGGTGGCCATCTCCGCCGAGCGGCTCGAGCTCGCCAGGATCTTATCGAGCGCCGCACCAGCCTCCTGAGAACGCCGCACGCCCTCTTCCACGGCAGTGAGACTGCCCGAGGTGGCCAGCACAGCCTCTTTGGCCTCCCGCTGCACCGACGCGATGAGCTTTCCGATATCCTGGGCGGAGCCGGCGGTGCGGTCGGCCAGCGCCTTGATCTGCTCGGCCACCACGGCGAATCCCTTGCCGTGCTCGCCGGCCTGGGCCGCGAGAATGGATGCGTTCAATGCCAGCAGGTTCGTGCGCTCCGTCACCTCGACGATCACGCCGAGGATCTTGCCGATCTCTTCCGATCGCTTCCCGAGCCGCGTGACCGTTTCGGCATACTTCCCGACCGTGTCTTTGATCGTAGCAATGGCGCTTATGGTTGCATGGATGGACTTCACCCCTATGTCCTGTGCTTCCCGGGACACCTGCTGCGACAGCCCGGCCGATTCCTTGGCCGCCTGCTCCACCTCCCGCACCGTTGCCTCGATCTGGATCGCCGAAGCCGAGGTCTCCTCGGCCGCCGAGGAGAGGCTCTCGACATGGCCGGCCACGTCGCGGATCGAAGCGATCATCTCGGTGACCGAGGCGGTCACGTCTTCGACCGATGAGGCAAGTTCGGACGTATGGCTGGCGACCTCCTGATTGGAGGCGTTCATCTCGAGAATAGCTGACGACGTTTCTTCAGCCGAGACCGACAGGCTTTCAGCGCTTTCGGCAATGGACTGGATGGAAGAGGACATCTCGGTAACCGACGAAGACACACTCATGGTGTCCCCGGATTCGATCTCGGCATTTTTTCTGATCTCCCGCGTGTCCGAAGAGATAAGCGGGCTCAGCTCATTGATCCGCGCGGAAATCGCGCTCATTCCAACGATGAACTGCTCGAGATGCGCGATCAGCTCGTTTACGCTGTTCGCCAGGTCTCCGAGCTCATCACGTTCCTTCACCTCCACACGAAGCGTAAAGTCCTTTCGATCGATCACCTCTTTGAGCGCGCGGCTGAGTTCCCTGGCCGGCGTTGTGATGATGCGGGTCACGGAGAAGAACAGGATTCCCGCCAGGAGAATGAAGAGAACGAGATATTCGAAGAACACTCCCAGGAGTGAGGCGCTGAGTCCGCCTTTCGGTTTCACCGGATATACGGAAAGGCGGACCTCGCCGAGCTTCGTGGTGTCCGAAAAGATCGGCTGCGGCCCTACCACGACCCGATTCTTCTCCAAGACCGGCTTGGCGAGGTGAACGAGCGCCCTTCCCTCGCGGTCAACAATGGTTATCTCCTGGGCAGCGGGAAGGTGGATGAAATGCCCGGCCAGGGAGTTGAGTCCGCTGAGGTCCGAGCTCAGCAGATAGGGCGCAGCCAGCCCGGCCATGAGCTTGCCGGACTGCTCCCCCTGGATCCGGACAGTGGTACTGATGTCCCGCTTTTCACTAACATACCGGGACGTCCCGACCAACCCCATTGCCACGAACAGCCCCGCGAAGACCAGGAATATAAGTCTTTGTCTTATACTACCCATAATTCCTCCGATGAACGATTAGAGCACAGGCTACAGACTGAAATACGGACGTCCGACGACAAGCGATCAGATGTCAGACTGAGTTAAAAGCTTCTGTCTTCTGTTTTTTAGAGCTTGAAGCCATCCAGTTCCCCCTGGAGCGCGTCCGCGTTCTGCTTGAATACCTTCACGGCCTTATCCATCTCAATGGACACATTCACCGTGTCGCCGGTGATCTTCTGAATGCGGTTGATGGCATCGCTGATCTGCTGCGCTCCCAGACTCTGCTCCGACGTGGAGTGAGCGACCTGAGAGGTCTGCTTTGTCAAGGATTCAACGGCGTTCGCGATCGACCTGCTGCCCGTCGTCTGCTCCTGGGTCGCGGACCTCACCAGCCGGGTGATGTCACGCATCCGTTCCGCCGCCTGCACGATCCGTTCGCTCCCTTTGCGCTGTTCCTTCAAAGCGCCGGCGATCTGCTCGAGCTGGTCCGAAATGCTGAGGGAGGTTTCGGTGATCTGTGCTACTCCCCTGGCCTGCTCCGCTGTGGTCTTTTCGATGGCCCGTACCATGTCCGCTGACTGCCGCGAGCTGTTCGTTACCTGTTCGAGAACATCATTGGTCACATTCACCAGATCAACGCCGCTCTCGACGGCCTTGAGCCCTCTGCCCATGGCCTGTACGCTCTCGGCGGTCTCTTCCTGCACCGATGCGATGAGGCTGCCGATCTCCTGGGTGGACGCGGCGGTGCGCTCCGCGAGGTCCTTGATCTCTTCGGCAACGACCGCGAATCCCTTGCCGTGCTCACCGGCCTGCGATGCGAGAATGGCGGCGTTCAGTGCCAGCAGGCTGGTCTGTTCCGTCACTTCATCGATGACCTTCAATATCTGTCCGATCTCATGCGACCGCTTCCCGAGACGGTTCACCACCGCGGCGGTGGCCTCGACGGTCTCCTTGATGTTCTGCATGCCCTTGATCGCTTCCCGGGCGGCGGCCATCCCGCGATCCGAGGCATCAAGGGAGACCTTTTCCGCCAGGCGGGCCGACTCGATGGCGCGCTGTTCGACCTCCTTCACGGTGGAGCTCATCTCGGTGATGGACGATGAGGTCTGCTCCGCTGATGCGGAAAGCGCATCGGTATTCTCCGACACCTGCTTGATCGAGGCGATCATTTCCTCGATTGACAAGGCCGTGTCTTCTACGGCCGCTGCAAGCGCGCCCGAATTCCTGGACACCTCTTCGATCGACGATGCCATCTCCGTTGTCGAGGACGACGCGTCCGTGGCGACACGGGACATCTCCCCGGCGTTTTCGGCGACCCCCTTGAAAGAAGCGACCATCTCGATCACGGTCGTTGCGGTCTGTGCCATTGCCTCGGATGTTGCATTCGCTCCTTCTTGCACCTGACGGGACCCCGCGGCAATCTGCTCGGCTGACGCCGCTGTCTGCTTCGCCGTCCGATGAACGCTTGCGATCAGGTGCCTCAAATCCACCACCATCTTGTTCGCCGCCCGGCCCAACTCCCCGATTTCGTCATTCGTCAACACCTCCATTGTCCGCGACAGATCGCCGGACGCGACCCGGGTTATGATGGCATGGAGACTTTCGATCGGCCTCAGGGCCAGCACCCGGAAGAGCAGGTATACGACCAGCGAAATGACCGCCATCATGCCCAGCGACAGGCCGATGATGATCATCTGCGACTCGCGGAGTGACGTGTCGATGGTTTGCGTGGAATACCCGGCCTTGACAATGCCGATCTGGTCGTTATTGTTCATGATCTTCGCGGTGAACTCCAGGATCCCGTCCTTGTCCTTCGGCTCTTCCTTCTGGTGAGTGAGGGGGTTCCCCTGGTTGTCCTGGATAACAACATAGACGACGTCCTGGTCCCGTGCGGAGTCTCGCACGTAGTTCTCCAGGTAGGCGAAGTTATAGGAGAGAACAGGCTCTGCCGATATGCCGGACAGAAATTCGACGGTGTTCTTTCCTTTTTTGTTGAGCTCCTCGATCAGGACGCCCTTCTGGTGGATGCTGAGAACAATAACCATGATGGTCATCACGACGGCGAGCACCAGCAGGATGCTGACCAGGAATTTTTTTGTCAATTTCCAACCCTGCATATACGTCATCATTGTATTTGTGCCATTCATTCTCTGCCCCTCATTAGTGAATTCTACTCACGAGCGTCGGCGCCCCCCAGGGGACGGCTAAACCGTCATGCCGGTCAACGATCTCCTCTTGCACCACTGAGAACTTCTCCGTCGTTTCGAGAAACGTACCTTTCCCAAACCGCCATCCCGATCATGGCCCCGGAAATTTTTCATCCCGCTGTACACACGCTGCACGTCCACCCCGCCCTTCTCCTGGATGTGCCTGCCCGCCGCCGCGCCGTCGGCACGGCCCGCGTTTATCGATTCATGGTCCGGACGCGCACCGTTACTTGATCACCTGCGTCGCATCCGTGATCAGATCAGACGGCACCTTGATGCCGAGTACTCCCGCTTCCTTGAGGTTCAGAACCAGGTCCACCAGCTTGGGGACCTCAGCCGGCAAAGCGGCGGGTTTCTCACCCCTGAGCATTCTCGCGGTAAATCGAGCCGCCGCCGCCCCCTGCTCCGTTGCGTTCGGTGCCAGGCTGAGAATGACCCCGTGCTCCGCCGTACCGCCGGTCTGGCTGATCGTGGGGATCCTGGCGGAATGCGCTGATTTCACGACAACATCGATCGCCTCATTCACCACCGCGCTTACCGAGATAAACACCGCGTCCGCCCTGCCCGCGAACACGAGCTTCCCGGCATCTTCGGATCTCTTGACGGACATCCTGACCGTCTGGAACCCATACTGACTCTCGAGCCGCGTCAGTTCGTCCGCCTGACGCGCCGAATCAGGCTCCAGCTCACTATAGACAATGGCCAGCCGGGTAAAGGGCGTGAGCTTTTTTAAATATTTCAGCAGACTTGACATCGGCACTTTGGAACTGATGCCGGTGACATTCTTGGCCGAGACGCCCACTGCGTTCGGCCCGTAGACACCGGCGAAGACGATCGGGATGCCTTTGGCCTCCCTGATCGCAGCCAGTGCGGCGGGCGCTCCGTAGGTCACCAGCACGTCCACCTCGGCAACCGCCAGCCTGCGCGCCGCATTCGTCCAGGACAACGGGTCGGGTGAAGGCATCTGGAGGAAGGTATCAACCTTGCGATGATCAAACCCCTCTTTTACCAGAGCGCCCACAAAGGCCTTGTGCACTTCCTGATAGAAACTGATATTCCCCGACATGATCACGCCCACGGTCTTATCCGCAGCCAGGGCCGTGGACGCGCAGAGTATCAGGAGTACAGTATACAGCTTCCATCGCAGTCGTCTCATTATCTTCCTGCTACCATTTAACGGCCACGGAGGCCATAATAATATTCACCCTGCCGTCCTGAGAATTGTCGATCTTGTCATCATAGCGCCGCTGCTGGTATCGGAGTTCGCTGCTCATGTTTTTGCCAAGCTGTGTCTCCAGGCCGGCAGTGTAAATGTCCTCGACGACCCTCATGTCAGAGAAAAAATCGATGCCCGTTGTGTTGACCACCGAGCCGTTGTTCCGGAAATCGCCTCGCGAGGTGCTCTTGCTCCCCTCTGCTGTCAACGTTACACGGTCACTCAGCGCATGAGTTACGGTCACGGAGTACACCTGCGCAATGTCAGCATAGGGGACAGTGTCTCCCAGAATCGGCAAACCCGCGGCATCCCGGTAGGTGAGTGTCTCCTTCGCCTTGTTCTGATAATACAGAGCGCTTGCGGTGACGGAGGAACGCTTCCCGACAAGAAAGGTAACGCTGCCGAGCCCCTGATCGCGGTTGGTCTTCCTGGAGCCGCCCGCAAGCGGAGCCGATAGTCCATCGCGCTTCTCCCGCACTCCTCCGTAGCTCGCCAGCGCGATGACCCATCGGACGGGTGTCCAGGTTGCGGCAGCATTGGCCGAATTGACGCGGTCAGGATCGGCGGCGTACGCTGGATTCGATATCTGCACCGCGGTATAGTCCGCTCTCACGGAGAGACTGTTCATGGCTCGATAGGAAATGCCGATCTTTTCCGTTGTTTTGGTCGTTCGGTGGGCGGCGTCCCAGTAATTCGGCGCGGTCCCTGTCTGAACCGGCGCGATCTGGAGCGGCGCGATGCTGTCCCCGTACCAGGCGTTCCGTTCGATCGTTTCAATCGCATACTCGCCCTTGACGGTCATGCGCTCGGTAAGGCGATACCGGACAGAACCGGTCATCATGTCCTTTTTCGAAGATATGGAATCGCGGACCGCATAGGTGCGCACAATGCCGGACGTCGTCACCGTATCGGGATTGTTGAGACTGAGCTCATAATGCCGGTATTTGAGAAAGAGCGTCAGGCCGGCAACCGGCGTGATCACGATATCGCCGGCAGCGTTGCGGAAATTCGTCTTCGCATCGCTGTCCTCGTTTTTCTTCTTTCCTTCCGTAAAGGTCGCGGAAACCACCAGTCTGCCGTTCAAGGAGGAGTGGAGCTTCACGGTGTCCGAGAAGGACGTGAGGTCGGGCACCAGGTTATGGGGGGTCATGAAGAGATATTGGTCATACAGTACCTTGTCTCCTGATGCGGTAAATTTCTTTTCCGCGTGATTATAGTCGAACTCCAGGGGACCGAGATGACTGTTCATCCCCGTCCGGACTTCCGTAGAGCTCCAGTCAATAACGCGGGATTGGGAAACTTTGTTCAGGTCGCTGAAATCTCCACTCAGAAATCGCTGCTGCATGG includes the following:
- a CDS encoding ABC transporter substrate-binding protein, coding for MRRLRWKLYTVLLILCASTALAADKTVGVIMSGNISFYQEVHKAFVGALVKEGFDHRKVDTFLQMPSPDPLSWTNAARRLAVAEVDVLVTYGAPAALAAIREAKGIPIVFAGVYGPNAVGVSAKNVTGISSKVPMSSLLKYLKKLTPFTRLAIVYSELEPDSARQADELTRLESQYGFQTVRMSVKRSEDAGKLVFAGRADAVFISVSAVVNEAIDVVVKSAHSARIPTISQTGGTAEHGVILSLAPNATEQGAAAARFTARMLRGEKPAALPAEVPKLVDLVLNLKEAGVLGIKVPSDLITDATQVIK
- a CDS encoding methyl-accepting chemotaxis protein; this encodes MRTMIMRFFKEGKGKRLKDRIDASMGLKFMFALFGAVAVLMVMGSFFVARMLMDGQYRALETRGREMGQLLGKAGTDALLHRDIPVLDGLVAETVKSPDVLYTYIADSSNVILNNASVSFNRAHPDVKKLLAQGEIEDTATFAAKAKEKFDPVEVQVDVKDGDTRTGLVTMGFSRAAVRKDGRDAVLLLLGTSVLITGALALMIYLMVRSMIVLPAKEAVAVASNIAAGDLTQSMRVTSSDELGMLGRGLNRMTIGLKGMIENVREAARKTAAIWGEVKGTSQEITGGSKGQAEAVEEVASSVNEMHFALKEMADNVKDLYSHSETTSSSVIEMAASSNEVAKTIVQLSTAIEDTSTAIIQMSAAVRQIAENVEVLLSSAEDTAASATEISASVKEVESNAKESASLAEAVASDAKQLGMRSIEKTIEGMSRIETTARRTADVVNRLGERAENIGSILTVIEDITDQTGLLALNAAILAAQAGEHGKGFAVVAAEIRELANRTALSTQEIGKLITAVQEESREAVGVMREEVSLVEEGVRLARDASSALEKIVERADHSRDMSRSINKAATEQVRGVRQVSDAVDKINEMTHQISQAVNEQRQGSEQITRASEKMRELTRFIRSSTDEQARGSKDISAAVENMSAKIGMVNRAAGEVQAGSDLIVRSIERIKEIARSNADLAAGLNVAMDVMVKQSESLNKEISKFRTERA
- a CDS encoding methyl-accepting chemotaxis protein encodes the protein MNGTNTMMTYMQGWKLTKKFLVSILLVLAVVMTIMVIVLSIHQKGVLIEELNKKGKNTVEFLSGISAEPVLSYNFAYLENYVRDSARDQDVVYVVIQDNQGNPLTHQKEEPKDKDGILEFTAKIMNNNDQIGIVKAGYSTQTIDTSLRESQMIIIGLSLGMMAVISLVVYLLFRVLALRPIESLHAIITRVASGDLSRTMEVLTNDEIGELGRAANKMVVDLRHLIASVHRTAKQTAASAEQIAAGSRQVQEGANATSEAMAQTATTVIEMVASFKGVAENAGEMSRVATDASSSTTEMASSIEEVSRNSGALAAAVEDTALSIEEMIASIKQVSENTDALSASAEQTSSSITEMSSTVKEVEQRAIESARLAEKVSLDASDRGMAAAREAIKGMQNIKETVEATAAVVNRLGKRSHEIGQILKVIDEVTEQTSLLALNAAILASQAGEHGKGFAVVAEEIKDLAERTAASTQEIGSLIASVQEETAESVQAMGRGLKAVESGVDLVNVTNDVLEQVTNSSRQSADMVRAIEKTTAEQARGVAQITETSLSISDQLEQIAGALKEQRKGSERIVQAAERMRDITRLVRSATQEQTTGSRSIANAVESLTKQTSQVAHSTSEQSLGAQQISDAINRIQKITGDTVNVSIEMDKAVKVFKQNADALQGELDGFKL
- a CDS encoding methyl-accepting chemotaxis protein; protein product: MGSIRQRLIFLVFAGLFVAMGLVGTSRYVSEKRDISTTVRIQGEQSGKLMAGLAAPYLLSSDLSGLNSLAGHFIHLPAAQEITIVDREGRALVHLAKPVLEKNRVVVGPQPIFSDTTKLGEVRLSVYPVKPKGGLSASLLGVFFEYLVLFILLAGILFFSVTRIITTPARELSRALKEVIDRKDFTLRVEVKERDELGDLANSVNELIAHLEQFIVGMSAISARINELSPLISSDTREIRKNAEIESGDTMSVSSSVTEMSSSIQSIAESAESLSVSAEETSSAILEMNASNQEVASHTSELASSVEDVTASVTEMIASIRDVAGHVESLSSAAEETSASAIQIEATVREVEQAAKESAGLSQQVSREAQDIGVKSIHATISAIATIKDTVGKYAETVTRLGKRSEEIGKILGVIVEVTERTNLLALNASILAAQAGEHGKGFAVVAEQIKALADRTAGSAQDIGKLIASVQREAKEAVLATSGSLTAVEEGVRRSQEAGAALDKILASSSRSAEMATMIERAMTEQYRGIKQVSEAVMNVKQMMEQIAGATQAQTRGTEKIMSAAEEMRTIARQVRTAMTEQGRGGKQIAVAADNVTLRAGKIAAGSREQRQAIGQIIESLERIQDLPRQNITRVDGMTVALKTLGEQAELLNQEILAMNTTKVKNSAGISGAR